In Janthinobacterium sp. 67, a genomic segment contains:
- a CDS encoding methyl-accepting chemotaxis protein — protein sequence MPTISFSPRHWSVGGKITVFTFALVSLILASLTTLISIRTSTALEQRAEAAVTSELNSVMTTTQVFHTAMVNEAASFARLFAAEFPGPFTVDTGAMVAVAGKATPALANGGKVLNLDTALVDRYTAQTGVIATIFAANGDEFVRISTSLKKQDGERAIGTQLDHNHPSYAPLRAGQRFVGMATLFGKQYITQYDPVRDAGGKVVGVLFIGLDISQNLAMLKEKIRQVKIGQTGYIYIVDTAPGANYGHLVLHPNSEGKSALEFKASDGRLFIQDMLAQKDGAMRYTWTAPGETAASAREKQLYYRQFKDWQWIIAGGTFTDEITAEARQLRNQLAASGFIALLVFALLLYWLVRTLVSRPLAAAETAAAQIAAGDLTVHLDTTSLDEIGRLLRAMNRISDNLSQVVGNVRGSAGQIATASGEIASGNLDLSSRTEQQASSLEETAASMEELSSTVRQNVDHAQQASRLAHDSSSLAATGGAAVAQVASTMDAIRSSSSKIADIIGVIDGIAFQTNILALNAAVEAARAGEQGRGFAVVATEVRTLAQRSTAAAKDIKDLIQASASTVDLGHAQVSQASATMDTVVASVRQVSTIMAEIAQASEEQRSGIEQVNQAIAQMDQVTQQNAALVEEAAAAADALQEQAQELNQVVSVFKL from the coding sequence ATGCCTACAATTTCGTTCTCCCCCCGCCACTGGAGTGTCGGCGGCAAGATTACCGTGTTCACCTTTGCCCTCGTCAGCCTGATCCTCGCCAGCCTGACGACCTTGATCAGCATCCGCACCTCGACCGCCCTGGAACAGCGCGCCGAAGCGGCCGTCACCAGCGAGCTCAATAGCGTCATGACGACCACGCAAGTATTCCATACGGCCATGGTCAACGAGGCGGCCAGCTTCGCGCGCCTGTTCGCGGCCGAATTTCCCGGCCCGTTCACGGTCGACACGGGCGCCATGGTGGCCGTCGCCGGCAAAGCCACGCCCGCGCTGGCCAACGGCGGCAAAGTGCTCAACCTCGACACGGCCCTGGTCGACCGCTACACGGCCCAGACGGGCGTGATCGCCACCATTTTTGCCGCCAATGGCGATGAATTCGTGCGCATCAGCACTTCGCTGAAAAAGCAAGATGGCGAACGGGCCATCGGCACCCAGCTCGACCACAACCACCCCAGCTATGCACCGCTGCGCGCGGGCCAGCGCTTTGTCGGCATGGCCACCTTGTTCGGCAAGCAATACATCACCCAGTACGACCCCGTGCGCGACGCGGGCGGCAAGGTGGTGGGCGTGCTGTTCATCGGCCTCGATATCAGCCAGAATCTGGCCATGCTGAAAGAGAAGATTCGCCAGGTCAAGATCGGCCAGACGGGCTACATCTATATCGTCGACACGGCTCCCGGCGCCAACTACGGCCACCTGGTGCTGCACCCGAACAGCGAAGGCAAGAGCGCGCTCGAGTTCAAGGCCAGCGACGGGCGATTGTTCATCCAGGACATGCTGGCGCAAAAAGACGGCGCCATGCGCTACACGTGGACGGCGCCCGGCGAAACGGCTGCCAGCGCGCGCGAAAAGCAGCTGTATTACCGTCAATTCAAGGATTGGCAATGGATCATCGCGGGCGGCACGTTCACGGACGAGATCACGGCGGAAGCGCGCCAGTTGCGCAACCAGTTGGCCGCTTCCGGCTTCATCGCCCTGCTCGTCTTCGCCCTGCTGCTGTACTGGCTCGTGCGCACCCTCGTGTCGCGCCCGCTGGCCGCCGCCGAAACGGCCGCCGCGCAGATCGCCGCCGGCGACCTGACGGTGCACCTCGATACGACCAGCCTGGATGAAATCGGCCGCCTGCTGCGCGCCATGAACCGCATCAGCGACAACCTGTCGCAAGTGGTCGGCAACGTGCGCGGCAGCGCCGGGCAAATCGCCACGGCGTCCGGTGAAATCGCCAGCGGCAATCTGGATCTGTCGAGCCGCACGGAACAGCAAGCCAGTTCGCTGGAAGAAACGGCCGCCTCGATGGAGGAGCTGAGCTCCACCGTGCGCCAGAACGTCGATCACGCGCAGCAGGCAAGCCGGCTGGCGCACGACTCGTCCAGCCTGGCCGCGACAGGCGGCGCGGCCGTGGCCCAGGTGGCCAGCACCATGGATGCCATCCGCAGCTCCTCAAGCAAGATCGCCGACATCATCGGCGTCATTGACGGCATCGCCTTCCAGACGAATATCCTGGCCTTGAACGCGGCCGTGGAAGCGGCCAGGGCCGGCGAGCAGGGACGCGGCTTTGCCGTCGTCGCCACCGAGGTGCGCACCCTCGCGCAGCGCTCGACGGCGGCGGCGAAAGACATCAAGGACCTGATCCAGGCGTCCGCCAGCACAGTCGACCTGGGCCACGCCCAGGTGAGCCAGGCCAGCGCCACCATGGATACCGTGGTGGCCAGCGTGCGGCAAGTGAGCACCATCATGGCCGAGATCGCGCAGGCGAGCGAAGAGCAGCGCAGCGGCATCGAGCAAGTCAACCAGGCCATCGCCCAGATGGATCAGGTAACCCAGCAGAACGCGGCCCTCGTCGAAGAAGCGGCCGCGGCCGCCGACGCCTTGCAGGAGCAGGCGCAGGAGCTGAACCAGGTGGTGAGCGTGTTCAAGCTGTAA
- a CDS encoding putative signal transducing protein, whose amino-acid sequence MHDDYVLIARLMIPTDAHVIRGCLAAAGIDVLLTDDQHMQADMLLAAAIGGARVMVREHDVARANDILAAFERGDLTLSDDADVGAPVAD is encoded by the coding sequence ATGCACGACGACTATGTTTTGATTGCCCGGCTGATGATCCCCACGGATGCGCACGTCATCCGCGGCTGCCTGGCGGCGGCCGGCATCGACGTGCTGCTGACGGACGACCAGCACATGCAGGCCGACATGCTGCTGGCGGCCGCCATCGGCGGCGCCCGCGTGATGGTGCGCGAGCACGACGTGGCGCGCGCCAATGACATCCTGGCCGCCTTCGAACGGGGCGACCTGACCTTGTCGGATGATGCCGATGTGGGCGCGCCCGTCGCCGATTAA
- a CDS encoding thymidine kinase has translation MAKLYFRYSAMNAGKSTALLQVAHNYEEQGQQVRLYTAAIDSRYGVGRVTSRLGPQRQVDIFHADTNFLDDIPQVACLLVDEAQFLSTAQVQQLHQLAQVKGVPVICYGLRTDFKGEPFPGSAYLLALADDIEELKNICTCGKKATMNIRVDEQGRRIKEGEQISIGGNEAYRQACGRCFYS, from the coding sequence GTGGCAAAACTTTATTTCCGGTATTCCGCGATGAACGCGGGCAAGTCGACGGCCTTGTTGCAGGTCGCGCACAATTATGAAGAGCAGGGCCAGCAGGTGCGCCTGTACACGGCCGCCATCGACAGCCGCTACGGCGTGGGCCGGGTCACCTCGCGCCTGGGCCCGCAGCGCCAGGTCGACATCTTCCACGCCGACACGAATTTCCTCGACGATATTCCCCAGGTGGCCTGTTTGCTGGTGGACGAGGCGCAATTTCTCAGCACGGCCCAGGTGCAGCAGCTGCACCAGCTGGCGCAAGTGAAGGGCGTGCCCGTCATCTGCTACGGCTTGCGCACGGATTTCAAGGGCGAACCGTTCCCCGGCTCGGCCTACCTGCTGGCGCTGGCCGACGATATCGAGGAGTTGAAGAATATTTGTACTTGCGGCAAGAAAGCCACGATGAACATCCGCGTGGATGAGCAGGGCCGCCGCATCAAGGAAGGCGAGCAGATCAGCATAGGCGGCAATGAAGCCTACCGCCAGGCGTGCGGGCGCTGTTTCTACTCGTAA
- a CDS encoding pyridoxal-phosphate dependent enzyme, producing MNDRMPSPSQPPALYKLIGNTPLVEVTRLDTGLCQLFLKLESQNPGGSIKDRIGLSIIEAAEADGRLQPGGTIVEATAGNTGIGLALVGRIKGYRVILVVPDKMSTEKVLHLKALGAEVHTTRSDVGKGHPEYYQDYAARLARELPGAFFADQFNNPANPLAHETTTAPEIWEQSGHDVDAIVVGVGSSGTLTGLTRYFRKAQPKLEFVLADPQGSILTEYIDTGKVADTSGSWAVEGIGEDFIPAIADMDSVTKAYTITDQESFDSARALLRAEGILGGSSTGTLLAAALKYCREQTTPKRVVTFVCDTGTRYLSKVYNDGWMRDQGLLQRAVSGDLRDLIGRRYDEGDVVSVAPGDTLLTAFNRMRASDLAQLPVIDGGQLVGIIDESDLLLHVSGDAAHFASLVGATMTTQIETLAPSSGLPALRATLDRGLTAVVADDAAFYGLITRFDLLNHLRRTLS from the coding sequence ATGAATGATCGAATGCCATCCCCATCCCAGCCGCCAGCGCTATACAAGCTGATCGGCAATACCCCGCTGGTCGAAGTGACCAGGCTCGACACGGGCCTGTGCCAGCTGTTCCTGAAACTGGAATCGCAAAATCCCGGCGGTTCCATCAAGGACCGCATCGGCCTGTCCATCATCGAGGCGGCCGAAGCGGACGGCCGCCTGCAGCCGGGCGGCACCATCGTCGAGGCGACGGCCGGCAATACGGGCATCGGCCTGGCCCTGGTCGGCCGCATCAAGGGCTATCGCGTGATTCTCGTCGTGCCCGACAAGATGTCGACGGAAAAAGTGCTGCACCTGAAAGCCCTGGGCGCCGAAGTGCACACCACACGCTCGGACGTGGGCAAGGGCCATCCCGAGTACTACCAGGACTACGCGGCGCGCCTGGCGCGCGAACTGCCGGGCGCCTTCTTCGCCGACCAGTTCAACAATCCCGCCAATCCATTGGCCCACGAAACGACGACGGCGCCCGAAATCTGGGAGCAAAGCGGCCATGACGTGGACGCCATCGTCGTCGGCGTCGGCTCGTCCGGCACCCTGACGGGACTGACCCGCTACTTTCGCAAGGCGCAGCCGAAGCTCGAATTCGTGCTGGCCGACCCGCAAGGCTCCATCCTCACCGAATACATCGACACGGGCAAAGTAGCCGACACGAGCGGCTCATGGGCCGTGGAAGGCATCGGCGAAGATTTCATCCCGGCTATCGCCGACATGGACAGCGTCACCAAGGCCTACACCATCACGGACCAAGAAAGTTTTGATTCCGCGCGCGCCCTTCTGCGCGCCGAAGGCATCCTCGGCGGGTCTTCCACCGGTACCCTGCTGGCCGCCGCCCTCAAATACTGCCGCGAGCAGACGACGCCGAAGCGCGTCGTCACGTTTGTCTGCGACACGGGCACGCGCTACCTGTCGAAGGTCTACAACGATGGCTGGATGCGCGACCAGGGCCTGTTGCAGCGGGCCGTGTCCGGCGACTTGCGCGACCTGATCGGGCGCCGCTACGACGAAGGCGACGTCGTCAGCGTGGCGCCGGGCGACACCCTGCTCACGGCCTTCAACCGCATGCGCGCCAGCGACCTGGCGCAGCTGCCCGTCATCGATGGCGGCCAACTGGTCGGCATCATCGACGAATCGGACTTGCTGCTGCACGTCTCGGGCGACGCCGCGCATTTCGCCTCGCTGGTGGGCGCCACCATGACGACGCAGATCGAAACGCTGGCGCCTTCGAGCGGCTTGCCCGCCCTGCGCGCCACCCTGGACCGGGGCTTGACGGCCGTCGTTGCCGACGACGCCGCCTTCTATGGCCTGATCACCCGCTTCGACCTTCTCAACCACTTACGCAGGACACTATCTTGA